The DNA region TGTTGAATTTATAAAATTGCAAAGTGTTGATGAAACGATGTATTATAGCCGGATGCCGAAAATTTAACCCTACGGTTATTTGCATTTCGTGAcaattcaaacacaattcaattactttatcatGACACACACAAAAAATGTGATTTTAGTATCATAATGAGTAAAGTTCAGTGATTATACGTGAAAGTAACCTTATTTAAGGTAGCTTTACTAGTCATGCATGTTTACTGTAATTACTTTGCAACTCTCTACTGTAATGGATTGTGTTCTCGTTGATCTACTATAAGAGTTGAAAAGAAGTGTTAATATCTTTATTAATTTGATATAAAGCATATGCTAGCTCTAGTTAGCAATACATGTATCAACCACAAACGGGAATTTGGATTCTGCTTGTGGATGACGGCAACCAAAGTAGATATAAGCAGTATCATTTTCACATTTACCAAATTGCTGGCCCTTTAGACAAAATTATCTATTGTTTCATTATCGTCATATTCATTCATTACAACTCCAGAGCCAATAAAAAGTCCAAATAAAAAAACCACCAATCCACTTTGTTCAATCTCACAACTCTAATTATCATCTTCACTATTCTCTCCCCTAAGTCAGTGACAATTCATGTGTGTAAAGCACATTAAACACAGCAATTGAAGAAACACTAGTCAAGAGCAAGTAAGAGAAAGGGGATACACACATGAAACCAAATGTCAATAGTTCATATGTAGTTTATATATAATTCATATGTGAATAATTGTGAAAATACAAAGCTTACAATGAGGTACTTTGCTTCAAGTGTAACAGAGTATAGCATAGATCAAAAACTCATGCTAAGAAATTGCATATCAAGAATGTTGATTTCAAATGCTCAAGCCCTTGGGATAACCTAAAATACCTGGAGTCTAGGACATTTAAGAGCTTGAAACGACAGTCAAGTTCCTTCCTATATTGCACTGGGTAGACACTTTCCTCAATCATAAATTCCCTACTCAATAAGTATGCGCGTCGAGAATTACCAGTAACCTATGGATTGGTTTTTGTGCAATACAGCATATCAAGGTGCAAGCTTGAACCTTCAAGCTTTAATTCCATAGTCTTAGCCGGCAGTAAGGGCAACAATATTTTTAGTTGTAAATACAGACACCATTTCCTCAATGGAACAATATGTATGACAAGTCCAGAGGAACTAGAGCTTCATAAGCCTTAATTCCTTGAGGGACAGCAGTGCCTGATGAATAAAGTCGAAGGACGATCAAGAACAAGTTGAGGTTACTTAACTTTAGATGTTGAACAATTGGTAAAGCTCCTCATCTTCGAGAGCAAAAAATCTCCTCAAGATCCGCTACAAGCTACGTCTATGACATCCACCTTTCTTCAAGCTTTCTGAATCACTCTTAGTTTAGCACTCCGACTTCGAGGATTTAATGTTTCCTCCTTTTCAGATGGCGTGATGGGTCTTTTTGTAAGGATAGTTCCAGTCTGTCCTTGTATGACCTGTTTTATCCATGCTTCTTCTTTAACAGTATCCAGATTAGTTTTTCTAAGCTCTCGTAAGCGCTTCCCTTCTTCATCTTCAACCCCACTTCCATCAACTTCACTGCAGGTCATAATATTGAGAAATGCTTGCTTTACTATTCTGTCCTCTAAACTGTGGAATGAAATTACGGCAAGCCTTCCACCAGAACTGAGGGACTCAAAACAAGCACGGATGGAGTCCTCCAGTGTCTTAAGTTCATCATTAACAGCTATTCGCAAAGCCTGAAAAACTCTTGTGGCTGTCTTAATCCAACCTTGCCTTCCTGCTTAAGCAATTAATCAAAGAATAATCATATTTCTCATTCCACAGACAAGTATGTGCAGAGGATTATTAGAAAAGTATGAAAAAGTACATATCAGACCAAGCCTCATTAGTAATGGTTAACTAAAATTCCAGACAAATTTTAAATATGAATAGAAACAAGGCCGCCTGGAAGAGAACCCACCTTTAGTCCTAGAAGTTGAATTCTTAATAAGGTCTACCAGCTCATTGGTAGAATGTAACCCTCCATGTAGACGAGCCTTAACAATTCTGTTTTGAAGAGAGTACCAATTGCTTTCTTCTCCATATTCTCGCAGAACTCGTCCTAATTCATCAGCTGGCCAAGAATTCAATACGTCTTCAGCTTTCAGAGTTGCCTGTCACAGTCCTGTGTCAGTTAATCAAGGAAAAATATATGAACATTTTTCCACACATCTATGAACTCTTTATAAGAAGGTATAGGAATGAGAAGTGTCTACTGTGtaagaaagaaaaagaacaaaaGGAGAAGTCAAACAAATGATAGGATGCGACGTGACAGCTGATAATTGATGTAATATCTTACACCAACAAAAAAATTGATGTAATATCTTATGTGCATCACTGATAACCACTGGACGAAAAGTGTAAGAAAGAAAAGAACAAAAAGAGAAGTCAAACAAAATTCTTAATCCTTCAACAATGTATGTGTGATTCACCAGTCTAACGCGTATGTATATCAGAATTCATAAGCACATTCTTGCATGTATCTGAGTACTTGTGCAATCGAGGACGCACTCAAAAAATAGATTCTGCTCACTATCAATGTATGTCCAAATTTAATCTTATGCATTAGACAAAGAGGAGGCCTTTTACTTCCTGTTCAAACTTATAGCATTCTAATCCTTACCATGAATTAAATTTGTGCAAAAGAATAATTGCATTCACCCATtccttttataattttttttgaaattccattccttttataattcaatttcaGAAAACCTTTTATTTCCCACTAATCATAAACTGATAATATTACCAATGAGTACTCCCCACTTCCCTGTGTTCAGTACATCTACTACTAAGGATATAACCCTATTTTCTTTGTTGAACTGCCTCTTAAAGTTGTATAAAGACCTAGAACCCACCTTTGTGATTATCCAAACAAGTTGCGCAAAAGAACACACGCCAAATAATTAGTATACCAACTAACAAAAAGATATATTTAACAATTACAATTAGAATGAAGGACGACAAATAAAAATATAGATGATTTCTTTAAGAGAGTTTGTTGTAGAAATTTACCACCCATTAAACCAGAGGAATACAATCTCAAAAATCAACATAGTTTACCCAAGAGGAAACATGAATCTAATAGAATTTTAATGCCCATAAAAGCAGAGAGTAGAATCACAAAATCAACATAGTTTTCCAAAGAGAAAATATTGGAACTTTTGGAAACACAAGTCAACGTGCAATACAGCATATGATACTAGCATTTTAGCGTTAGACAAATCAGAATGACTGTCAAAATTCACACACAATCTGGAAAGAAATTACCTTTGGATTCATTCTCATGTCAAGAGGTCCATTCTTCAGCACGCTAAAACCTCTTTCAGCATCATTTACCTgaacaaaatatacaaaaatttcaAGACATTGATACGACACTCAGAAATCTGTATCCTGATATTCTCTCAGTGTTTCTCCAATAGATGGTTAACAGGAAGAAATATATTTCTCTAACCCAACCATGAGAGTAGAGGTCAGTTATCAGATTAGCCAGGGGATAATAGTCTTTAGAGTTTCAAAGACCTTAATGCAACTAACGTTTCTTCTCATATACAGCTAGCTCACACACATAGACGAAGAGTGAAAGGTTGGCCCACCGAAAGCAGATTATAGAGCAAACAACTTGAAATTTTCCAATAGTCTCTAAGATGTGATTCGAGTACAAACCTGCATAGATGACATACCCAGGTCCATCAAGATCCCATTAACTCCACAAGCCAATAAATCATCTGCAACTTCACCAAGCACAGACTTGACATCCTTAAAATTTTTCAAAAAGGTATGCACTTTCAAGGCAGAAGCCGTATCCAAAGAGTCCCTCTCTAGGATACTCTTCAGCTGAGATTGAGCCATTTGATGTGCAATAGGATCAACATCAAGTCCAACATAAACTTGCATTTCTGGATGAGCTCGAATTATCTGTATAGAAGATAAATAATCACGAATCACTACCTCAAGATAAACCACAAGCAAACCACCGTACCTGCTTATTACAATATctaaattatactccctccgtttcaatttatatgaacccatttgactgggcacgacatttaagaaagagggaagacttttgaaacttgtggttcaaaataagccttgaaaatttgtgtggctgtaaatcattcataaagtgaatttatttccaaattaggaaagaggtcattcattttggcacggactaaaaaggaaataggttcaaacaactTGAAACAGAGGAAGTACTTCTTTTAACACAAAAGCAACTAAGCATACATGAGACAACAAATCTATTGCGAAGTTGTATCATGTTAACTAAGTATAACATGATATGACTTAATTTTACTTCTCTGATATAAAAGCTAAAAATTTAGAAAATTGCCCACTCGGCCATAgataattttcacttttttccggaattgtATTCCAAATTCATGTTTGGACATAGAATTGTTACAATTTTCACAAATTCGAAAAACCCCCAAATACCTGTTTACACATTTTTCACTCCAAATAACTCACAAAAATTCAACATTTTTCCAAGTTGCATTGATGTCCAAACACcactccaatttccaaatttcaacttttttccaaatactACAATTTAttcaaatttcacattttttATGTCCAAACATCCActaaaaatattactccctccatctcaatttacATGGCACTCTTTTCTTTCTCGTTCCAAAAAAAAACGacacttttctatatttagtaacaatgtAACTTTAAACACCTCATTTTTACCCTAACGAAATGCTTTCTAGCCACTcaaatatatatgacttattttggaccacaagtttcaaaagtcttactccctctatcccaatttatacgACAAACTTTCTTTTTTTAGTCAGTCCCAGAAAGAATGAGTTATTTCCTTATTTCGCAACTATTTAACTTTGAACTTTAAacttttacgcttaacgagatgatttataaccacacaaatatttttAACTTGTTtcagatcacaagatccaaaaaCCTTCTTTATCTTAACCTCCGTGGCACAGTCAAAcaacatcacataaattgggacatagGGAAtactttcattcttaaactccgtgccaagtcaaagAGCCgcatataaattgggactgagggagtacAAATTAGAATTTTTCTCGTTTCACATTCACAAGATAATacatttacttaaaaaaaaaaaaaaaaaaaaaggaagtgcaAATGTAAAAGCAAGGAAAAAAACTAACCGCAGAGGAATGACCGGCAGCACCAAGAGTACAATCAAGGAAAGAGCGGAGAGTAACTGAGGTAAAAACATCCAAAACTTCACCAAGCAAAACAGGTACATGGGCAGAATTGTCATTTCCATACTTGTTCAGGAATGTCTCCTCATCTAGTTCTTTCTCTGACCTAGTCCGCCGTTTCACTTGTGAAAGCTTGCTTTGGTTAATTACACTATTATTACTACTGCTCTTCGATGCTTTTTTTACTTTGTTTTTTCGAGTTGTTTTACTGTGAATTGAAGCGGAAATGGAGAAATTACAGCGGAGGTCGTTGAATTTGAGCGGCGGCTGAACGGCCAAGGAGCGCAAGAAAAGATTTCGAATGATGCTTGCCATTGTGGAACTGGATAAATTTTTTAACCATTAATGAAGTAACTGCTATTCAGTAAGTGTcactttaacaaaaaaaaaaaacgcataaTAAGAAATTAATAATGCAAAATTTACTAAGTTAtccttatataataaaaataaattatttttttctcttgattagagcatgaaCAAGTATTAATCCTTTAGTTATTGAAAATTCAACAATATTAAGTTGTCATATGGCTtatccaatcatcatttagatattgctttaacttattattttttatcaaaagaTAGAATTAGAAAAACTAATCAATTTATATCTTGATTTCTTAATGTGATACTTATTATGGAATAAAAAAATTTGATTAAAGTAATACTTAttgtgggacggagggagtaggaGTAAAAATTATTTCTTGCGTCCATTTGAGTTTTTTCTCTTCGCATTTTTAAAGTGTTTTTAACTGAAATATAACTACCCTCGTCATTGTGGAACAGGGATAACTTAACTGAAACCCAAGCGAACTTTTTGAGGTTAGAAACGGGTCAATTGGTTTTGGTACTACTTATTACAATTTCTTTTAGTTTTATGTCAaattaataagaagaagaatcatTGCATAAATGAGAAAAATGCTCTGTGTCCCGCAACTTAATTATGTTCAACGTGATTCAAGGTACAAAAATAAGGAGATGAGTAGATAACTAATGATAATTATCATCCACAATTCCTACTAGAATTGTGGGATTACAAACATTTTTGGAGTAAGAACATAGAAATATCTAATATACAGATTATGATTGGACCTCGATTTGAGTTATTTAAATCGAGATCATTGATATTAAAATGAAACACGTCACACGTCTAAGTAAGAATTATGAAAAAAGGAGACaatgagaaggaaaaaaaaaactcatattcACCCTATTTAGGGGTGTCAATGTGGAATTTTCGGCTGAATATATCCTAAGAAATTTATACAATACAATACTGTAATTTTTTGGTCTATTAGGGACTATCTGCTTTTCTTCTTTTAGTGTATAT from Lycium barbarum isolate Lr01 chromosome 10, ASM1917538v2, whole genome shotgun sequence includes:
- the LOC132615368 gene encoding uncharacterized protein LOC132615368; translated protein: MASIIRNLFLRSLAVQPPLKFNDLRCNFSISASIHSKTTRKNKVKKASKSSSNNSVINQSKLSQVKRRTRSEKELDEETFLNKYGNDNSAHVPVLLGEVLDVFTSVTLRSFLDCTLGAAGHSSAIIRAHPEMQVYVGLDVDPIAHQMAQSQLKSILERDSLDTASALKVHTFLKNFKDVKSVLGEVADDLLACGVNGILMDLGMSSMQVNDAERGFSVLKNGPLDMRMNPKATLKAEDVLNSWPADELGRVLREYGEESNWYSLQNRIVKARLHGGLHSTNELVDLIKNSTSRTKGRQGWIKTATRVFQALRIAVNDELKTLEDSIRACFESLSSGGRLAVISFHSLEDRIVKQAFLNIMTCSEVDGSGVEDEEGKRLRELRKTNLDTVKEEAWIKQVIQGQTGTILTKRPITPSEKEETLNPRSRSAKLRVIQKA